The following are encoded in a window of Bradyrhizobium guangdongense genomic DNA:
- a CDS encoding low temperature requirement protein A, which yields MAAENKRGAMFRVIVPNQPSRVTNAELFFDLVFVFAVTQISHTLLHHFTPLGAVHVTVLFLAVWWVWVYTAWVTNWLNPDLTPVRLLLFSMMLGGLVLSTTIPTAFEGRGLWFAVAYAAMQVGRTAFWMFATPRHRIAVRHNAIRILVWLSISAVLWIAGGFSDGETRLWLWIAAVTWEYISPAVRFWVPRLGFSSVGAWAVEGSHMAERCSLFVIIALGEAVVVNGATFAELDWTADNMLAFIAALVGSIAMWWVYFHKGAEAGSERISKSAESGRLARLAYTYLHMPIVAGIILTAVSDELVLKHPSGHSDVRTIVSTIGGPLVFLVGTILFKHAIRGFLQLSHGIGIVALAALWWFAADLSPLWLTVATSVIMIVVAMWESVSLGSKPEEASEH from the coding sequence ATGGCTGCGGAGAATAAGCGCGGCGCGATGTTTCGCGTGATCGTGCCCAACCAGCCAAGCCGCGTCACCAATGCCGAGCTGTTCTTCGACCTCGTCTTCGTCTTCGCCGTCACCCAGATCTCGCATACGCTGCTGCACCATTTCACGCCGCTCGGAGCGGTGCATGTCACCGTGCTGTTTCTCGCGGTGTGGTGGGTGTGGGTCTACACCGCCTGGGTCACCAACTGGCTGAATCCCGATCTGACACCGGTCCGCCTCCTGCTGTTTTCGATGATGCTGGGCGGCCTCGTGCTGTCGACGACGATCCCGACCGCCTTCGAAGGGCGGGGCCTGTGGTTTGCGGTCGCCTATGCGGCCATGCAGGTCGGCCGGACCGCGTTCTGGATGTTCGCGACGCCGCGCCATCGCATCGCCGTCCGGCATAACGCAATCCGCATCCTCGTCTGGCTCTCGATCTCGGCGGTGTTGTGGATCGCTGGCGGCTTTTCGGACGGCGAGACGCGGTTATGGCTGTGGATCGCCGCTGTCACCTGGGAATACATCTCGCCCGCGGTGCGCTTCTGGGTACCGAGGCTGGGCTTCTCGTCGGTGGGGGCCTGGGCCGTTGAGGGCAGCCACATGGCCGAGCGCTGCTCACTCTTCGTGATCATCGCGCTCGGCGAAGCCGTGGTCGTCAACGGCGCGACCTTTGCCGAGCTGGACTGGACCGCAGACAACATGCTCGCCTTCATCGCAGCATTGGTCGGCAGCATTGCGATGTGGTGGGTCTATTTCCACAAGGGCGCGGAAGCCGGCTCCGAACGGATCTCGAAATCAGCCGAATCCGGTCGGTTGGCGCGGCTCGCCTACACCTATCTGCACATGCCGATCGTCGCCGGCATCATTCTGACCGCCGTCTCCGACGAATTGGTGCTGAAGCACCCCTCAGGGCACTCGGACGTCCGCACCATCGTGAGCACGATCGGCGGTCCGCTGGTGTTCCTGGTCGGCACCATCCTGTTCAAGCACGCGATCCGCGGCTTCCTCCAGCTCTCCCACGGCATCGGCATCGTCGCGCTCGCGGCGCTGTGGTGGTTCGCTGCAGACCTGTCACCGCTCTGGCTGACGGTCGCGACCAGCGTCATCATGATCGTGGTCGCGATGTGGGAGTCGGTGTCGCTGGGCTCTAAGCCGGAGGAGGCCAGCGAGCATTGA
- the egtD gene encoding L-histidine N(alpha)-methyltransferase, producing MNVHASALAEAHLPDEQTTAFAREAIEDLSQQPKKLSPKYFYDATGSELFEAITRLPEYYPTRTELSILKERGSEIAKIIPENAALVEFGAGATTKVRLLLNQSKFAAYVPVDISGDFLQAQANGLKRDFPALGIYPVAADFTTAFELPKAVASMPKVGFFPGSTIGNFEPDEAQAFLKSARQILGRGAQMIVGADLEKEERLLHAAYNDAAGVTARFNLNVLVRINRELGGNFDLSAFTHRAIYNHARHRIEMHLISRKSQTVRLLGTSFSFKPGESIHTENSYKYSIERFAALAQGAGWRVRESWTDAAKMFSVHALEAAD from the coding sequence ATGAATGTGCACGCCAGCGCTTTGGCCGAAGCCCATCTTCCCGACGAGCAGACCACTGCCTTCGCCCGCGAGGCCATCGAGGACCTCTCGCAGCAGCCGAAGAAACTGTCGCCGAAATATTTCTACGACGCGACAGGGTCGGAGCTGTTCGAGGCGATCACGCGCCTGCCGGAATATTATCCGACGCGCACCGAGCTATCGATCCTGAAGGAGCGTGGCAGCGAGATCGCCAAGATCATTCCGGAAAATGCCGCGCTGGTGGAGTTCGGCGCCGGCGCGACCACGAAGGTCCGTCTGCTGCTGAACCAGTCGAAGTTCGCGGCCTATGTCCCCGTCGATATCTCCGGCGACTTCCTTCAGGCGCAGGCGAATGGCCTGAAGCGCGACTTCCCTGCTCTCGGCATCTATCCGGTCGCCGCGGACTTCACCACTGCGTTCGAGCTGCCGAAGGCGGTCGCATCAATGCCCAAGGTCGGCTTCTTCCCCGGCTCGACCATCGGCAATTTCGAGCCCGATGAAGCGCAGGCGTTCCTCAAGAGCGCCCGCCAGATCCTCGGCCGGGGCGCGCAGATGATCGTCGGCGCCGACTTAGAGAAGGAAGAGCGCCTGCTCCATGCCGCCTATAATGACGCGGCCGGCGTCACCGCGCGCTTCAACCTCAATGTCCTGGTGCGGATCAACCGCGAGCTTGGCGGCAATTTCGACCTCTCCGCCTTCACCCACCGCGCGATATACAACCACGCGCGGCACCGCATCGAGATGCACCTGATCAGCCGCAAGAGCCAGACCGTGCGCCTGCTCGGCACCAGCTTCTCGTTCAAGCCGGGCGAGAGCATCCACACCGAGAACAGCTACAAATACAGCATCGAGCGGTTCGCGGCGCTGGCGCAAGGCGCCGGCTGGCGCGTGCGCGAGAGCTGGACGGATGCGGCGAAGATGTTCTCGGTGCATGCACTGGAGGCGGCTGACTAA
- the egtB gene encoding ergothioneine biosynthesis protein EgtB encodes MEPGLANNVLLSCLEKNVTKQASATATPPLSSPSPVPGSLAQGLETAFLAVRNETERRAAPLSPEDQQIQSMPDASPIKWHRAHTTWFWEQFLLGEHAPGYRPFHPDFAFLFNSYYVSAGPRHARNHRGDITRPSASEVGAYRRHVDAAVVGFFREAGEDKLRAVAPLVEVGLNHEQQHQELMFTDILHAFAQNPVYPAYDNDWRFPAATRGGEEWLTLNEGIHTVGHVDDSFHFDNEKPAHRALVGPVKVARNLVTNGEWLAFMRDGGYAKATLWLMDGFATASKEDWQAPGHWREVDGGWQVMTLAGLKPVDPDAPVCHISYYEADAFARWAGKHLPTETEWEVAARAGQLNDAFGIVWQWTRSSYSPYPGYRAIEGALGEYNGKFMVNQLVLRGSSLATPEGHSRVTYRNFFYPHHRWQFTGLRLADYF; translated from the coding sequence TTGGAACCTGGTCTCGCCAACAACGTTCTCTTGTCCTGTCTGGAGAAAAACGTGACGAAACAAGCCTCCGCTACGGCCACCCCGCCGCTTTCGTCACCATCGCCCGTCCCAGGCAGCCTCGCTCAGGGGCTCGAAACCGCCTTTCTCGCCGTGCGCAACGAGACCGAGCGCCGGGCTGCACCGCTTTCACCGGAAGATCAGCAGATCCAGTCCATGCCGGATGCCAGCCCGATCAAATGGCACCGGGCGCATACCACGTGGTTCTGGGAGCAGTTTCTGCTCGGCGAACACGCGCCTGGCTATCGGCCGTTCCATCCCGACTTCGCCTTCCTGTTCAATTCCTATTACGTCAGTGCCGGCCCGCGCCATGCCCGCAATCATCGCGGCGACATCACCCGGCCCAGCGCGAGCGAGGTCGGCGCCTATCGCAGGCATGTCGATGCGGCCGTCGTCGGGTTCTTCCGCGAGGCCGGCGAGGACAAGCTTCGTGCGGTCGCGCCTCTGGTCGAGGTCGGGCTGAATCACGAGCAGCAGCATCAGGAATTGATGTTCACCGACATCCTGCATGCCTTCGCACAGAACCCGGTCTATCCGGCTTACGACAACGACTGGCGCTTTCCGGCCGCGACGCGCGGCGGCGAGGAGTGGCTGACGCTCAACGAAGGCATCCACACCGTCGGCCATGTCGACGACAGCTTCCATTTCGACAACGAGAAGCCCGCGCATCGCGCTCTCGTCGGCCCGGTGAAGGTCGCCCGCAATCTCGTCACGAACGGCGAATGGCTCGCCTTCATGCGCGATGGCGGTTACGCGAAGGCAACGCTGTGGCTGATGGACGGCTTTGCCACGGCCAGCAAGGAAGACTGGCAGGCCCCGGGCCATTGGCGTGAGGTCGATGGCGGATGGCAGGTGATGACCCTCGCCGGCCTGAAGCCGGTCGATCCGGACGCGCCCGTCTGCCACATCAGTTATTACGAGGCCGATGCGTTCGCGCGCTGGGCCGGAAAGCATCTGCCGACCGAGACGGAATGGGAGGTCGCAGCCCGGGCGGGGCAGCTCAACGATGCCTTCGGCATCGTCTGGCAGTGGACCCGCTCTTCGTATTCTCCCTACCCCGGCTATCGCGCCATTGAAGGCGCGCTCGGCGAATACAACGGCAAATTCATGGTCAACCAGCTGGTGCTGCGCGGCTCTTCGCTGGCGACGCCCGAAGGTCACAGCCGCGTCACGTACCGCAACTTCTTCTATCCGCATCACCGTTGGCAATTCACGGGGTTGCGGCTCGCTGACTATTTCTAG
- the grxD gene encoding Grx4 family monothiol glutaredoxin — protein MSIAEFIDNEVKANDVVLFMKGTPQFPQCGFSGQVVQILDHIGVGYKGLNVLESAELRNGIKEYSNWPTIPQLYVKGEFVGGCDIVREMFQAGELQQLFSEKGVVVAA, from the coding sequence ATGAGCATTGCGGAATTCATCGACAACGAAGTGAAGGCGAACGACGTGGTTCTGTTCATGAAGGGGACGCCGCAATTTCCGCAGTGCGGTTTCTCCGGCCAGGTCGTCCAGATCCTCGACCATATCGGCGTCGGCTATAAGGGCCTCAACGTCCTTGAATCCGCCGAGCTCCGCAACGGCATCAAGGAATACTCGAACTGGCCGACGATTCCGCAGCTCTACGTGAAGGGCGAGTTCGTTGGCGGCTGCGACATCGTCCGCGAGATGTTCCAGGCCGGCGAATTGCAGCAGCTCTTCTCCGAGAAGGGCGTCGTCGTCGCGGCCTGA
- a CDS encoding O-acetyl-ADP-ribose deacetylase, translating into MTVLTRRIGGVQLEIIVADITTLSVDAIVNAANTSLHGGGGVDGAIHRAAGPELVAECRMLHGCKTGDAKITRGYRLKAAHVIHTVGPVWNGGTLGEDDLLASCYRRAMELCGKHNLSSVAFPAISTGIYRFPADRAAEIAVRTTIEGLSAAPSVGRVIFCCFSEPSAQLHAEALGRHGSPCA; encoded by the coding sequence GTGACGGTGCTGACGCGCCGGATCGGCGGCGTCCAGCTCGAGATCATCGTTGCCGACATCACCACGCTGAGCGTTGACGCCATCGTCAACGCCGCCAATACGTCGCTCCATGGCGGGGGCGGCGTCGATGGCGCGATCCATCGGGCGGCCGGGCCCGAGCTGGTCGCCGAGTGCCGCATGCTGCACGGCTGCAAGACCGGCGACGCAAAGATCACCAGGGGATATCGGCTCAAGGCCGCACATGTGATCCACACCGTCGGGCCGGTCTGGAATGGCGGCACGCTCGGCGAGGACGATCTGCTCGCCTCCTGCTATCGCCGCGCGATGGAGCTGTGCGGCAAGCACAACCTGAGCTCGGTGGCATTTCCGGCGATTTCGACCGGCATCTATCGTTTCCCGGCCGACCGGGCAGCCGAGATTGCGGTGCGCACGACGATCGAAGGGCTCAGCGCCGCGCCATCCGTGGGTCGGGTCATTTTCTGCTGTTTCTCCGAGCCAAGCGCCCAACTCCATGCCGAGGCGCTCGGACGGCACGGCAGCCCTTGTGCCTGA